In Vicinamibacteria bacterium, the genomic window TTTCGTTCGAGCTGCCTCCCCTTCCGGCGGAGAGCCGGGAAGGCTGGCGGCGCCACTGGGATACCGCGCTCGATCCACCCCAGGACATCCTTCCCTGGGAGAGCGCTCCTTTCGTGGACCTGCCGAGCTACATAGTCCAGCCGCGCTCGATGGTGGGCTTTTACCTGCTGCTTCCTTCGGGCGCGGCGGTCTCGAGGGCTGTTGCATGAGGGCGGGAAACATGCCGCGGCAGCGGGTCTTCCTGATCCGGCACGGGGAGACGGCGTGGACGCTGAGCGGGCAGCACACGGGAACCACGGATATTCCACTCACGGAGAACGGCCGGTGGTCCGCCCAGCGGCTCTCGTCGCTCTTCTTCGGAGTCGAGCTCGAGCTCGTGCTCACCAGTCCCCTTCAGCGGGCGCGGGAGACGTGCCGGCTGGCGGGTCTCGGCGACGGCGCGCGAATCGATCGCGATCTCCTGGAATGGAACTACGGCGAGTTCGAAGGCCTTACCACTGAGGAAATCCGCTCCCGCGCGCCGAAGTGGGTGCTGTTCGTGGACGGATGTCCCGGCGGCGAGAGTCCGTGCGAGGTCGGGGCGCGGGTGGATCGCGTGATTGCGAGAGTCCGAGAGAGAAGAGGCGATGCCGCCCTCTTCGCCCATGGCCACTTCTTCCGAGTCTTCGCCGCACGGTGGCTGGGTCTTCCCGTGCAGTCCGGACGGCATTTCCTTCTCGATCCCGCGACGGTGAGCATTTTGAGCGACTACCACGGCATTCCCGCAATCGAGCGATGGAATGCCGGGCTCTGCTGACGAAAGGAGCAAGGAGATTGCGAACGACCAAGATGGAGTTGGAAACCACCGCACGGACGCTCGGCGCGGACGGCAAAGGGATC contains:
- a CDS encoding histidine phosphatase family protein; translated protein: MPRQRVFLIRHGETAWTLSGQHTGTTDIPLTENGRWSAQRLSSLFFGVELELVLTSPLQRARETCRLAGLGDGARIDRDLLEWNYGEFEGLTTEEIRSRAPKWVLFVDGCPGGESPCEVGARVDRVIARVRERRGDAALFAHGHFFRVFAARWLGLPVQSGRHFLLDPATVSILSDYHGIPAIERWNAGLC